A single genomic interval of Saccharothrix saharensis harbors:
- a CDS encoding protein-tyrosine phosphatase family protein: MSLPGAIELPDGALVRGRGLRNPTPEGTPDYGLYLGSPRMRRSVMARPDAPSWPHEWLEWPDFRLPKSPEQAVTLIRDLHARAAAGEAVEVACGGGIGRTGTVIACLAVLAGVPSGEAVAWVRANFNRRAVETPWQKRWVARFPHVTSAR, translated from the coding sequence ATGAGCCTTCCCGGTGCGATCGAACTACCCGACGGCGCTCTCGTCCGCGGTCGCGGCCTGCGAAACCCGACCCCCGAGGGCACCCCCGACTACGGGCTGTACCTCGGTTCCCCCCGGATGCGACGGTCCGTGATGGCACGTCCGGACGCCCCCTCGTGGCCGCACGAGTGGCTCGAGTGGCCGGACTTCCGGCTGCCCAAGTCGCCCGAACAGGCCGTGACGCTGATCCGCGACCTGCACGCACGGGCCGCTGCGGGTGAGGCGGTCGAGGTGGCGTGCGGCGGCGGCATCGGACGAACCGGCACCGTGATCGCTTGCCTGGCCGTGCTGGCGGGTGTCCCCTCGGGCGAGGCCGTGGCTTGGGTGCGAGCCAACTTCAACCGGCGCGCGGTGGAGACGCCGTGGCAGAAGCGCTGGGTCGCGCGCTTCCCTCACGTGACGTCAGCGCGTTAG